One Lysinibacillus fusiformis genomic window carries:
- a CDS encoding DinB family protein: protein MYRQVEDFLNEWSNASQGTAQVLKAVTDEKLDQSIVEGHSTLGWLGWHLAGAIGYFGYLAGLQVPMLRQEEPVPAIAAEIVAAYEKAANSVKEEVSKLSNEDLLVEVKGFDGPIARGAILRILVDHQTHHRGQMTVLLRQAGLPVPGVMGPTKEMQK from the coding sequence ATGTATCGTCAAGTAGAGGATTTTCTAAATGAATGGTCTAATGCATCACAAGGGACTGCTCAAGTACTAAAAGCAGTGACAGATGAAAAGCTAGATCAAAGTATTGTGGAAGGCCATAGTACACTCGGTTGGTTAGGGTGGCATTTAGCTGGTGCAATCGGTTATTTTGGCTACTTAGCAGGCCTCCAAGTGCCGATGCTTCGTCAAGAAGAGCCAGTACCTGCAATAGCCGCTGAAATTGTAGCTGCATATGAAAAGGCAGCAAATAGTGTGAAAGAAGAAGTATCAAAGCTATCAAATGAAGATTTGCTGGTGGAAGTAAAAGGCTTTGATGGTCCAATTGCGCGAGGAGCAATATTGCGTATTTTAGTAGATCATCAGACGCATCATCGTGGTCAAATGACAGTACTCCTACGTCAGGCAGGTTTACCAGTACCAGGCGTGATGGGGCCGACAAAGGAAATGCAAAAATAA
- a CDS encoding ABC-F family ATP-binding cassette domain-containing protein: MIQVSNVGLRYGDRKLFEDVNIKFTPGNCYGLIGANGAGKSTFLKILSGEIEAQEGNVSMGKDERLSVLKQNHFEYDEFNVLDTVVMGNKRLWEVKAEKDAIYAKEEFSDEDGMRAAELEGEFADLNGWEAESEAATLLNGLGIGDELHYMLMADLEGSDKVKVLLAQALFGKPDVLLLDEPTNHLDLKAIQWLEEFLINFENTVIVVSHDRHFLNKVCTHIADLDFSKIQLYVGNYDFWYESSQLAQKMMADQNKKKEEKIKELQAFVARFSANASKSSQATSRKKMLDKIELDDIKPSSRKYPFINFQTGREIGNDVLTVEGLTASNEGETLFKDIRFSMNKEDKIILLGNPMAKTALLDILMDERKVDAGTFKWGVTTSQSYFENDHDKYFEGSEKSLVEWLRQYSPDDETESFLRGFLGRMLFSGEEVKKSPSVLSGGEKVRCMLSKMMLATANVILLDEPTNHLDLESIQALNEGLIRFKGAMIFTSHDHQFIQTIANRVIEIREDGTILDKLLTYDEFLEWKDSQGLS; encoded by the coding sequence ATGATTCAAGTAAGTAATGTAGGTCTTCGCTATGGCGATCGTAAACTATTTGAAGACGTAAATATAAAATTCACACCAGGGAATTGCTACGGTTTAATCGGAGCAAACGGAGCTGGTAAATCAACATTCCTAAAAATTCTTTCTGGTGAAATTGAAGCGCAAGAAGGAAATGTATCAATGGGTAAGGACGAACGCTTATCAGTCCTTAAACAAAACCACTTTGAATACGATGAATTCAATGTATTAGATACAGTTGTTATGGGGAACAAACGTCTTTGGGAAGTAAAAGCTGAAAAAGACGCAATCTACGCAAAAGAAGAATTTTCTGATGAGGATGGCATGCGTGCTGCTGAATTAGAGGGTGAATTCGCTGACCTAAATGGTTGGGAAGCTGAATCAGAAGCCGCAACATTATTAAACGGCTTAGGAATTGGCGACGAGCTTCACTACATGCTAATGGCTGACCTTGAAGGTTCTGACAAAGTCAAAGTATTATTAGCACAAGCTCTATTTGGTAAACCAGACGTTCTATTACTAGATGAGCCTACCAACCACCTTGACTTAAAAGCGATCCAATGGTTAGAAGAATTCTTAATTAACTTTGAAAATACGGTTATTGTCGTATCCCATGACCGTCACTTCCTAAACAAAGTATGTACACATATTGCTGACCTTGATTTCTCTAAAATCCAATTATATGTTGGTAACTATGACTTCTGGTATGAGTCTAGCCAATTAGCACAAAAAATGATGGCAGACCAAAACAAGAAGAAGGAAGAAAAGATTAAAGAGCTACAAGCATTCGTTGCTCGATTCTCTGCGAACGCTTCGAAATCAAGCCAAGCGACTTCTCGTAAGAAAATGTTGGATAAAATCGAGCTTGACGACATTAAACCTTCTAGCCGAAAATATCCATTCATCAACTTCCAAACTGGTCGTGAAATCGGTAATGATGTGTTAACAGTAGAAGGCCTTACAGCAAGCAATGAAGGTGAAACACTATTTAAAGATATTCGCTTCTCGATGAACAAAGAGGATAAAATCATTTTACTTGGTAACCCAATGGCAAAAACAGCTCTTCTTGATATTCTAATGGACGAAAGAAAAGTAGATGCTGGTACATTTAAATGGGGCGTAACAACCTCTCAAAGCTACTTTGAAAATGATCACGATAAATACTTCGAAGGTTCAGAGAAATCATTAGTGGAATGGTTACGCCAATATTCTCCTGATGATGAAACAGAAAGCTTCTTACGCGGCTTCTTAGGTCGTATGCTATTCTCTGGTGAAGAAGTAAAAAAATCTCCTTCAGTTTTATCAGGGGGCGAAAAAGTTCGTTGTATGCTGTCAAAAATGATGCTTGCAACTGCAAACGTTATTTTACTGGATGAGCCTACGAACCATCTTGACCTTGAGTCAATCCAAGCACTAAATGAAGGCCTAATCCGCTTCAAAGGTGCGATGATTTTCACATCTCATGACCATCAGTTCATCCAAACAATTGCGAACCGTGTCATCGAAATCCGTGAAGACGGCACAATTCTAGATAAACTATTAACTTATGATGAATTCCTTGAATGGAAAGATAGCCAAGGCTTAAGTTAA
- a CDS encoding Ger(x)C family spore germination protein: MKKKISIIVSLSVTLLLSACWDVNEPQRMYYILGIGIDFKDDQYEVFMQIIDFATIAKSEQPNPSSTQAEVGRAKGKTMEEAFFKLYRSIDQKVFWGHMTYFILSEEAMKSEHAVPIIDSFLRHRETRYQIWTYCTQDPIEEILLITPIIKKSLTASKLSNPLNLGAQESFIKPINLRNLIIGLNEPSHEVSIPLVTINKKWQTTDRFYEETALTGIGVLSKDGFKGFIKDDAARGLQWMQNKKSQGAITFKIESSERDYLTVDLEKINLDVKPIVKNNDVKFEIAVTFNATVNGFKGKVTSNEIRKNIIEGVKKEIKTSYEKGLKLDVDIYRLSEQLYRENVKVWKNLESDGKVPLTEDSISKINVHVNKVSPGRKTFSETIEE; encoded by the coding sequence GTGAAGAAAAAAATTTCAATAATAGTAAGTTTAAGCGTAACATTACTACTATCTGCTTGTTGGGATGTTAACGAACCCCAAAGAATGTATTACATTCTTGGAATCGGTATTGATTTCAAGGACGATCAATATGAGGTATTCATGCAAATTATCGACTTTGCAACCATCGCTAAATCTGAGCAACCTAATCCCTCTTCAACGCAGGCTGAAGTGGGACGTGCAAAAGGGAAAACTATGGAAGAGGCATTTTTCAAATTATATCGTTCCATCGATCAAAAAGTATTTTGGGGACATATGACCTATTTTATTTTGTCTGAGGAGGCTATGAAAAGTGAACATGCTGTACCTATAATCGACAGTTTTTTACGTCATCGGGAAACAAGATATCAAATTTGGACTTATTGCACACAGGATCCTATTGAAGAGATTCTTTTAATCACACCGATCATAAAAAAATCTCTTACAGCATCGAAACTGAGTAACCCACTCAATTTAGGTGCACAAGAGTCATTTATTAAGCCCATTAATTTACGAAATTTAATTATCGGGTTAAATGAACCAAGCCATGAAGTCAGTATTCCATTAGTGACTATTAACAAAAAATGGCAGACAACAGACCGATTCTATGAGGAAACTGCATTGACAGGTATAGGGGTGCTTTCAAAAGATGGTTTTAAAGGTTTTATCAAGGATGATGCTGCAAGAGGTTTGCAATGGATGCAAAATAAAAAGAGCCAAGGAGCAATAACCTTTAAAATCGAAAGTAGTGAAAGGGATTACTTAACAGTAGATTTAGAAAAAATAAATCTAGACGTTAAACCAATTGTAAAAAACAATGACGTTAAATTTGAAATAGCAGTAACATTTAATGCTACAGTTAATGGTTTTAAAGGGAAAGTAACTTCTAATGAGATAAGAAAAAATATTATTGAGGGGGTAAAAAAAGAAATAAAAACATCCTATGAAAAGGGATTAAAATTGGATGTTGACATTTATCGGTTATCCGAACAACTATATCGAGAAAACGTAAAAGTATGGAAAAATCTAGAGAGTGATGGCAAAGTACCCTTGACTGAAGATTCAATTAGCAAAATAAACGTTCATGTAAATAAAGTTAGTCCTGGTAGAAAAACTTTTAGTGAAACAATTGAAGAATAA
- a CDS encoding GNAT family N-acetyltransferase, producing MEKEALISMFHKELRQNAEVEGYKREATEDVVRHISQFGEKSFIIASNLTDVNVEKVIEQEVNYFQKLNQPFEWKVYSYDKPENLKERLAQQGFKIEDPEAVMVLKLEPQHALLSETTPLHLQEITDEQGIQDIVKLEDTIWHDSHLEMGNRLWRVKQTIPEALHLYGVYEDDQLVSTAWMYTEKKSSFVSLWGGSTLPDYRGRGYYSALLAARAKKAFEKGYTYLTVDASPMSRPILEKFGFCCLAYAYPCDSPSSIR from the coding sequence ATGGAAAAAGAAGCGCTTATTTCAATGTTTCATAAAGAGCTACGGCAAAATGCAGAGGTAGAGGGTTACAAAAGAGAAGCAACAGAAGATGTTGTGCGTCACATATCCCAGTTTGGTGAGAAGAGTTTTATTATTGCGTCTAACTTAACCGATGTTAATGTAGAAAAAGTTATTGAACAAGAAGTTAACTATTTTCAAAAGCTGAATCAGCCTTTTGAATGGAAAGTATACAGTTATGATAAGCCGGAAAATTTAAAGGAGCGGCTTGCCCAGCAAGGCTTTAAAATCGAAGATCCGGAAGCGGTGATGGTTTTAAAATTGGAACCACAGCATGCGCTACTATCGGAGACAACACCGCTCCATTTGCAGGAAATAACGGATGAACAAGGTATTCAAGATATTGTTAAACTAGAAGATACTATTTGGCATGATTCACATCTAGAAATGGGAAACAGACTATGGCGTGTCAAACAAACTATACCTGAAGCACTGCACCTTTATGGTGTTTATGAAGATGATCAGCTTGTTAGTACGGCATGGATGTATACTGAAAAAAAGTCATCCTTTGTCAGTTTATGGGGCGGTTCAACATTGCCTGACTACCGAGGAAGGGGCTATTATTCGGCACTTCTAGCAGCAAGGGCAAAAAAAGCTTTTGAGAAAGGATATACCTATCTTACTGTCGATGCGAGTCCGATGAGTAGACCCATTCTTGAAAAATTTGGTTTTTGTTGTCTTGCTTATGCATATCCCTGCGATTCGCCATCGAGTATAAGATAA
- a CDS encoding MFS transporter, with amino-acid sequence MKNKQWTISMVMVVISIFLVALNMRPAVTAIGPLFTILMESLQVSNTQMSLLTSIPVFCMGLFAIVAVPLQRKLGTKTAIMLLVMIVAFANGLRFLKESYLLLVVTSFAAGFAIAIIGPILNAYIKEKFPNRFATVVGVYSFGIGTGATLSASLTVSFYHRFNQNWTVALGSWAVLAVVALVVWSVVVRKEQDNTQIQGEIAQGAARNPWKNRRAWTILVYFGLQTSLFFSMMSWLSPMLQDKGFSLVAASSLLTCLSIVQMIGNIVIPMLMEKWPNRITWLLALGTLGIIGFILLWVGAGPILWIAVLMIGIVLSGLFPIGLLLPLDEARNHIEANSWSSMVLSGGFMMSSIIPIVIGYCYDVTGNHTFTYVIFIALTLGIIGTTFMLKKNN; translated from the coding sequence ATGAAAAACAAACAATGGACAATTTCAATGGTGATGGTAGTTATCAGTATTTTTCTTGTGGCGCTTAATATGCGACCTGCTGTAACAGCTATTGGGCCACTTTTTACTATATTGATGGAATCACTTCAAGTATCAAATACGCAGATGAGTCTATTAACATCCATTCCAGTGTTTTGTATGGGGCTTTTTGCAATAGTTGCTGTTCCGCTGCAACGAAAGCTTGGTACGAAGACGGCCATCATGCTACTTGTCATGATCGTCGCATTCGCAAATGGCTTACGGTTTCTAAAGGAAAGCTATCTACTGCTTGTAGTCACCAGCTTCGCGGCTGGTTTTGCCATTGCGATTATCGGGCCGATTCTAAATGCCTATATCAAGGAGAAATTCCCAAATCGCTTTGCTACAGTCGTTGGTGTTTATTCTTTCGGAATTGGAACGGGCGCCACATTGAGTGCGTCATTGACCGTGTCATTTTATCATCGTTTTAATCAAAACTGGACGGTTGCACTCGGTAGTTGGGCAGTACTTGCAGTTGTTGCACTCGTTGTCTGGTCGGTCGTTGTTCGAAAGGAACAGGACAATACACAGATTCAAGGTGAGATTGCACAAGGAGCGGCACGAAATCCCTGGAAAAATCGTCGTGCATGGACAATTTTAGTTTATTTTGGTTTACAAACTTCATTATTTTTTTCGATGATGTCATGGCTTTCGCCAATGCTACAGGATAAAGGTTTTTCACTTGTTGCAGCAAGCTCACTTTTAACATGTCTATCCATTGTACAAATGATAGGCAATATTGTTATTCCGATGCTTATGGAGAAGTGGCCAAACCGTATCACATGGCTTCTTGCATTAGGTACTCTTGGTATCATAGGCTTTATATTATTATGGGTAGGCGCAGGCCCAATATTATGGATAGCAGTACTCATGATTGGTATCGTGTTAAGTGGTTTATTTCCAATCGGCTTATTACTACCTCTTGATGAAGCACGCAATCATATAGAAGCAAACAGTTGGTCTTCAATGGTGTTATCAGGGGGCTTTATGATGAGCTCAATTATTCCCATAGTAATTGGCTATTGTTATGATGTGACAGGTAATCATACATTTACGTATGTTATTTTTATCGCATTGACGCTTGGTATTATTGGGACAACATTTATGTTAAAGAAAAATAATTAA
- a CDS encoding serine protease family protein yields the protein MRKKMLILGAASLLLTGCGDHSVAEMFQSEKAEMKTEKPASNSEQKIVPEVKVIGENGIGAGIIVKKEPTMLYIVTNGALVASKPAALVQFSNEKLVAADVYYMSTAHNIAILQVKYKASVNVPVVYNGELDRLAVYVDGLPHTINKYSDKVAAYYVDADEELPLGSPVMEAENGEIVGIYFNRQHEGVSQPYILPFRDIVQLLDEWIAKGMKPKDRLSQSKNLYAYIEEGDKEAVKHAVDKYGKNVFAYNSDEVKIFIDTFHEHLKAAVSIDDASVMKNLTGAEDLQSTLDGMVAYYASKNAKIHFSNTTIKSMDLVGQNIVVRAKTEYVLTNSAGQEALANSLMRYEIFKNEQGEYKLIRLTAEE from the coding sequence ATGCGAAAAAAGATGCTCATACTCGGAGCGGCAAGTCTGCTTTTAACAGGCTGTGGTGATCATTCGGTTGCTGAGATGTTTCAATCAGAAAAGGCAGAGATGAAAACGGAAAAGCCAGCGAGTAATTCGGAACAAAAGATTGTACCAGAGGTAAAAGTCATTGGGGAGAACGGGATCGGTGCAGGTATTATTGTGAAAAAGGAGCCAACAATGCTCTATATTGTTACAAATGGTGCCCTTGTCGCTTCGAAGCCCGCCGCTCTCGTACAATTTAGTAATGAAAAACTTGTTGCTGCGGATGTTTACTATATGTCTACTGCCCATAACATCGCCATTTTACAAGTTAAATACAAAGCTTCGGTAAATGTCCCTGTTGTCTACAATGGTGAATTAGATAGGCTAGCTGTTTACGTGGACGGCTTACCGCACACAATCAATAAATATAGCGATAAAGTAGCAGCCTATTATGTGGATGCGGATGAAGAATTACCACTCGGGAGCCCAGTGATGGAGGCAGAGAATGGCGAAATTGTGGGTATTTATTTTAATCGGCAACACGAAGGTGTTTCCCAACCATACATACTGCCATTTAGAGATATCGTGCAGTTATTAGATGAATGGATTGCAAAGGGTATGAAGCCAAAGGATCGTTTATCACAATCCAAGAACTTATATGCCTATATTGAAGAAGGGGATAAAGAGGCTGTCAAACATGCAGTTGATAAGTACGGTAAGAATGTTTTTGCCTACAATTCTGACGAAGTGAAAATCTTTATAGATACATTTCATGAGCATTTAAAAGCTGCCGTCTCAATCGATGATGCAAGCGTGATGAAAAATTTAACCGGCGCAGAGGATTTGCAAAGTACTTTGGATGGTATGGTGGCTTACTATGCATCAAAAAATGCAAAAATCCACTTCTCCAATACGACCATTAAAAGTATGGACTTAGTAGGGCAAAATATTGTTGTACGTGCAAAAACAGAGTATGTGCTGACAAATTCCGCGGGTCAGGAGGCACTTGCCAACTCCCTGATGAGATATGAAATTTTCAAAAATGAACAGGGCGAATATAAGCTTATTCGCCTTACTGCTGAGGAGTGA
- the recQ gene encoding DNA helicase RecQ produces MEQAKQMLQHHFGYDSFRIGQAQIIEQALSGQSSLCVMPTGGGKSICYQIPALMLEGITIVISPLISLMQDQVESLRAANIPAAYINSTLSAQEVDETMQLASAGYLKLLYIAPERLESTSFLQALSHFNVPLLAVDEAHCISQWGHDFRPSYRAIQKLFTLWPQKPTVLALTATATPAVCEDIRQLLDIDEYATVITGFARENLSFSVLIGENKERYIKNYLEKNKNEVGIIYAATRKAVDGLYELLSRFGVSVAKYHAGLPEDMRTSEQERFLKDEARIMVATNAFGMGIDKSNVRFVIHYQMPRNMESYYQEAGRAGRDGLPSACMLLYASGDVQTQRFLIEQTQDETRIAQELAKLQIMVDYCHTEGCLQNAILTYFGDEAGEPCGRCSNCNDGREVKDVTLEAQKVLACVVRMGQKYGKTMVAQVLIGSKNQKVLEFGFTRLSTYGILKGHSSKEVSNFIEFLIAEGLLAVKHGTFPTIYVSEDGKAVLLGEHQVMRKEAVTVRKLAENDPLFEHLRLLRKGIADEESVPPFVVFSDKTLRELCDQKPAELEGLRNVSGIGEVKFEKYGKRFFDALHAFTE; encoded by the coding sequence ATGGAGCAAGCAAAACAAATGTTACAACACCACTTTGGCTACGATTCATTTCGCATCGGACAGGCTCAAATTATAGAGCAGGCCCTAAGTGGTCAGTCAAGTCTTTGCGTTATGCCAACAGGCGGTGGGAAATCCATTTGCTATCAAATACCTGCCCTTATGTTAGAGGGGATTACGATTGTCATTTCACCGTTAATTTCGCTTATGCAAGATCAGGTAGAATCGTTACGTGCTGCAAATATTCCTGCTGCTTATATTAATAGTACGTTATCCGCTCAAGAAGTGGATGAAACGATGCAGCTAGCGAGTGCAGGTTATTTAAAGTTGCTCTATATTGCACCGGAGCGACTAGAGAGTACATCGTTTTTACAGGCACTCTCTCATTTCAATGTTCCTCTACTTGCTGTTGATGAGGCACACTGTATATCGCAGTGGGGCCATGATTTTCGACCAAGTTATCGTGCCATTCAAAAATTATTTACATTGTGGCCACAAAAGCCGACTGTTTTAGCACTTACTGCTACAGCGACACCTGCTGTGTGTGAGGATATCCGACAGTTATTAGATATTGATGAGTATGCGACAGTCATTACTGGGTTTGCACGTGAAAATTTGTCTTTTTCAGTGCTAATTGGTGAAAACAAAGAGCGTTATATTAAAAATTATCTAGAAAAAAACAAAAATGAAGTTGGCATTATTTATGCGGCGACCAGAAAAGCGGTAGATGGGTTGTATGAGCTGTTATCTCGCTTTGGCGTATCTGTTGCAAAATATCATGCGGGCTTACCTGAGGACATGCGTACATCTGAGCAAGAACGCTTTTTAAAGGATGAGGCACGAATCATGGTCGCCACCAATGCGTTTGGTATGGGGATCGATAAAAGTAATGTACGTTTTGTTATACATTATCAAATGCCGCGTAATATGGAGAGCTATTATCAGGAAGCGGGTCGTGCAGGCCGTGATGGTTTGCCAAGTGCTTGTATGCTGCTTTATGCATCTGGAGATGTACAGACACAGCGTTTCCTAATCGAGCAAACACAGGATGAAACACGCATTGCGCAAGAATTAGCAAAACTACAAATTATGGTGGATTATTGTCACACAGAAGGTTGTTTGCAAAATGCTATTTTAACATACTTTGGAGACGAAGCAGGGGAGCCGTGTGGTCGTTGCAGTAATTGTAATGATGGACGTGAGGTCAAGGATGTAACGCTCGAAGCGCAAAAGGTCTTAGCTTGTGTAGTACGGATGGGACAAAAATATGGCAAAACAATGGTGGCACAAGTATTAATTGGCTCTAAAAACCAAAAAGTCTTGGAATTTGGCTTTACTAGGCTTTCGACATATGGCATCTTAAAAGGCCATTCTTCCAAGGAAGTATCGAACTTTATTGAGTTTTTAATTGCAGAGGGATTACTCGCTGTGAAACATGGTACGTTCCCGACGATTTATGTTTCTGAAGATGGTAAGGCTGTGCTTCTTGGAGAACATCAGGTAATGCGCAAGGAAGCAGTCACTGTACGTAAGCTTGCAGAGAATGATCCATTGTTTGAGCATTTACGCTTATTGAGAAAAGGGATTGCTGATGAGGAAAGTGTTCCGCCGTTCGTTGTGTTCTCTGATAAAACATTGCGGGAGTTATGTGACCAAAAGCCAGCAGAGCTAGAAGGGCTTCGCAATGTGAGTGGTATTGGGGAAGTGAAATTTGAGAAATATGGCAAGCGTTTCTTCGATGCACTACATGCTTTTACGGAATAA
- the msrA gene encoding peptide-methionine (S)-S-oxide reductase MsrA: MIEKATFAGGCFWCMVKPFVEWDGIHKVTSGYMGGHVENPTYEDVKKGTSGHLEVVEIEFDSAIFSFEQLLDIYWIQIDPTDAFGQFHDRGASYATAIFTYTEEQKHMAEASKEKLATSGRFDKPIVTIIRDAQHFYPAEDYHQDYYKKEPEHYKQDRTTSGRDTFIAQHWEK, from the coding sequence ATGATTGAAAAAGCTACATTTGCTGGCGGTTGTTTTTGGTGTATGGTCAAACCGTTCGTTGAGTGGGATGGTATACATAAGGTCACTTCTGGCTATATGGGTGGTCATGTAGAAAACCCTACATATGAAGATGTCAAAAAAGGCACATCCGGCCATTTAGAAGTGGTCGAAATTGAATTTGATTCAGCGATTTTTAGCTTTGAACAGCTTTTGGATATCTACTGGATACAAATTGATCCAACCGATGCATTTGGTCAATTCCACGACCGTGGTGCTTCTTATGCGACAGCCATTTTTACCTATACGGAAGAACAAAAGCATATGGCGGAAGCATCGAAGGAAAAGCTTGCTACAAGTGGTCGCTTTGATAAGCCTATTGTAACCATTATTCGGGATGCCCAACACTTCTATCCAGCGGAAGATTACCATCAGGATTACTATAAAAAAGAACCTGAACATTATAAGCAGGATCGTACTACCTCAGGACGTGATACATTTATCGCGCAACATTGGGAGAAATAA
- a CDS encoding LCP family protein, with protein MEEEEYTRRSQRPKKRRLRKGRAIFTFLVLCVIVIAVYSVMQYRSGLQLASDTKVAQEDFTGDQVQGDIENYLLLGVDTRGEEKSRTDTMMVLSWNKTTNDVKLVSFMRDIYADIPGYQSYKLNTAYYLEGVQLLKDTISNMFGLPIHHYALVDFKNFESLVDILAPDGIEMDVEKDMSEKIGVTLTQGVHNLNGQELLGYARFRQDAEGDFGRVARQQKVIEALKNEILAPRNILNLPKFVGAAQGYITTDYSSAGEIQQVLKMVSKGKVSIEKATVPIEGSYDFQNFSHAGSAIVIDQEKNKEFLRKFLGISLE; from the coding sequence ATGGAAGAGGAAGAATATACAAGACGCTCGCAACGTCCCAAAAAACGCCGGTTACGTAAAGGGCGAGCAATTTTTACGTTCTTAGTGCTTTGTGTCATTGTAATAGCTGTTTATTCGGTCATGCAATATCGAAGCGGTTTACAATTAGCATCAGATACAAAAGTGGCACAAGAGGATTTTACTGGTGATCAAGTGCAAGGTGATATTGAAAATTATTTGTTATTAGGCGTTGATACACGTGGAGAAGAAAAATCACGTACAGATACAATGATGGTACTGTCTTGGAATAAGACAACGAATGATGTGAAACTTGTGTCATTTATGCGAGATATTTATGCGGATATACCTGGCTATCAGTCCTATAAATTAAACACAGCATACTATTTAGAGGGTGTCCAACTCTTAAAGGATACAATTAGCAATATGTTTGGATTACCAATTCACCATTATGCACTTGTCGATTTTAAAAATTTTGAATCACTCGTTGATATTTTAGCACCGGATGGTATTGAAATGGATGTAGAAAAGGATATGTCTGAAAAAATCGGCGTTACGCTTACGCAAGGTGTGCATAATTTAAACGGTCAGGAATTACTCGGTTATGCGCGATTCCGCCAAGATGCAGAAGGAGATTTCGGACGAGTGGCACGTCAACAGAAAGTAATTGAAGCATTGAAAAATGAAATATTAGCTCCTCGTAACATCCTGAATTTACCGAAATTCGTTGGTGCTGCGCAGGGCTATATAACAACCGATTATTCGTCAGCTGGTGAAATTCAGCAAGTACTGAAGATGGTATCGAAAGGGAAAGTATCGATTGAGAAAGCAACAGTGCCAATTGAAGGTAGTTATGATTTCCAAAACTTTAGCCACGCTGGCTCTGCCATCGTTATAGATCAAGAAAAAAACAAAGAATTTTTACGTAAATTTTTAGGCATTTCTTTAGAGTGA
- a CDS encoding AI-2E family transporter yields the protein MEKERPKERSNLFSTKFIRFLGGKNLLFTLFILLLVACVIFMFDKVSFIFTPLQVLFEVVILPGVLAIIGYYLLRPLLAILENWRIPRIWGILILYIGVIGVITLLVVLVYPFLREQFTNLAQEFPGYFMALTQNIVDYLNNSRINEYLDNINFNYEQVVTNFTTDIVGTVKDTAANLAQGVATGITGFLSTLTGIILSLVTVPFILFYLLKDGENLPKFVIKICPPRMRKGLHEVLHDMDKQISSYIQGQILVSMCIGAMVTIGFLIIGMKYALLLGFLAMITSVVPYLGPVIAITPAAIIALVTSPFMLIKLAIVWTVVQLIEGKFISPQIMGKSLSIHPITIIFVLLTAGSLFGVPGVILGIPGYAILKVFVSHMFRLFKQRYNRYEDEERQKYDV from the coding sequence ATGGAAAAAGAAAGACCGAAAGAGCGATCAAATTTATTTTCGACGAAATTTATTCGCTTTCTAGGTGGTAAAAACTTATTATTTACACTGTTTATTTTATTATTAGTCGCATGTGTTATTTTCATGTTTGATAAAGTTTCCTTCATATTTACCCCGCTTCAAGTATTATTCGAAGTGGTGATCTTACCAGGGGTACTGGCAATCATAGGATACTATTTATTGCGTCCATTACTAGCCATTTTAGAAAACTGGCGAATCCCAAGAATTTGGGGCATCTTAATTTTATATATTGGTGTTATTGGCGTAATTACTTTACTTGTAGTGCTTGTCTATCCATTTTTGCGTGAACAATTCACTAATTTAGCACAGGAATTCCCAGGGTATTTTATGGCACTAACGCAAAATATTGTGGATTACTTGAATAATTCACGTATTAATGAGTACTTAGATAACATTAACTTTAACTATGAGCAAGTTGTTACGAATTTTACAACTGATATCGTTGGAACAGTGAAAGACACAGCTGCCAATTTAGCGCAAGGTGTCGCTACAGGTATTACAGGCTTTTTGTCAACTTTAACAGGAATCATTCTATCGCTTGTAACGGTACCATTTATTTTATTTTACTTACTTAAGGACGGCGAAAACTTACCGAAGTTTGTCATTAAGATTTGCCCGCCACGTATGCGTAAAGGTTTACATGAGGTTTTGCACGATATGGACAAACAAATTAGTTCATACATACAGGGTCAAATTTTAGTATCCATGTGCATCGGGGCAATGGTAACGATTGGTTTCTTGATTATCGGTATGAAGTACGCGTTGTTACTTGGTTTCCTTGCGATGATTACGAGTGTTGTGCCCTATTTAGGACCAGTTATTGCGATTACACCTGCAGCGATTATTGCACTTGTGACATCACCATTCATGCTCATTAAACTAGCGATCGTATGGACAGTCGTTCAGCTAATTGAAGGGAAATTTATTTCTCCACAAATCATGGGGAAATCATTGAGTATCCATCCGATTACCATTATTTTTGTCTTGTTAACAGCAGGTTCGTTATTCGGCGTTCCGGGTGTCATCTTAGGGATTCCAGGATACGCAATCTTAAAAGTATTTGTAAGTCATATGTTTAGACTATTTAAACAGCGTTACAACCGCTATGAGGACGAAGAACGACAAAAATATGATGTATGA